A window from Hemicordylus capensis ecotype Gifberg chromosome 2, rHemCap1.1.pri, whole genome shotgun sequence encodes these proteins:
- the LOC128347520 gene encoding zinc finger protein 501-like isoform X1: MQPDQGPVSFEEVTVHFTEEEWALLDADQRALHREVMEETCRNVASLGGGWKNKYGKKLFECLECGKSFSESTALTEHQQICTGENPFKCMECGKSFRWNSDFITHQRIHTGEKPFICLVCGKNFSRRSALMVHERIHTGEKPFRCLVCGKSFSRRSALMVHQRIHTEERPFKCLVCGKSFRRSSSLTEHQIMHTGQKLYKCLECGKSFCQSSNLIQHQRIHTGQKPYRCLECGKSFNQCSNFTQHRRIHTGEKPFKCLECGKSFRQSSNLTQHQKIHIEEKPFKCLECGKNFRQCSTLTRHKRIHTGEKPFKCVECGQSFHQSSNLTQHQIMHTGHKPYKCLECGKSFCWSSNFTQHRRIHTGDGFKCLECGKSFNQCSNLTRHQRIHTGEKPFKCLECRKSFRQSSHLREHQIMHTGQKAYKWSVERAFVGAQTLHNIEEFTQEMDLNAWSVERALISAQILHGIKEFIQERNRLNAWSVERAFVRAHILGNIK; this comes from the exons ATGCAACCAGATCAG GGCCCTGTGTCCTTTGAGGAGGTGACTGtgcatttcacggaggaggagtgggctctgctggatgcagaccaaagagcgctgcacagagaagtcatggaggagacttgtcggaatgtggcctctctgg GTGGTGGATGGAAAAATAAGTATGGGAAGAAGCTATTtgagtgcttggagtgtggaaagagcttcagtgagagcacAGCTCTTACAGAGCACCAACAAATTTGCACTGGAGAAAATCCATTTAAATgcatggaatgtggaaagagcttcagatggAACTCCGACTTTATTacccatcaaagaattcacacaggcgaGAAGCCATTCATATGTTTGGTCTGTGGAAAGAACTTTAGCCGCAGGTCAGCTCTTATGGtacatgaaagaattcacacaggtgaGAAGCCATTCAGATGTTTGGTCTGTGGGAAAAGCTTTAGTCGCAGGTCAGCTCTTATGGTACATCAACGAATTCACACAGAAGAGAGGccatttaaatgtttggtatgtggaaagagcttcaggaggaGTTCATCTCTTACAGAACATCAAATAATGCACACAGGACAGAAGCTATATAAAtgtttagagtgtggaaagagcttttgtcAGAGCTCAAATCTTATacaacatcaaagaatccatacaggacagaaaccatatagatgtttggagtgtggaaagagctttaatcAGTGCTCAAACTTTACACAACATcgaagaattcacacaggagagaaaccatttaaatgcttggagtgtggaaaaagctttcgTCAGAGCTCAAATCTAACACAGCATCAAAAAATTCATATcgaagagaaaccatttaaatgcttagagtgtggcaAGAACTTTCGTCAGTGCTCAACTCTTACACGACATAAaagaattcatacaggagagaaaccatttaaatgcgtGGAGTGTGGACAGAGCTTTCATCAGAGCTCAAATCTTACGCAACATCAAATAATGCATACGGGAcataagccatataaatgtttggagtgtggaaagagcttttgttGGAGCTCAAACTTTACACAACATcgaagaattcacacaggagatggatttaaatgcttggagtgtggaaagagctttaatcAGTGCTCAAATCTTACACGGCATCAaagaattcatacaggagagaaaccgtttaaatgcttggagtgtagaaagaGCTTTCGTCAGAGCTCACATCTTAGGGAACATCAAATAATGCACACAGGACAGAAAGCATATaaatggagtgtggaaagagcttttgtcGGAGCTCAAACTTTACACAACATcgaagaattcacacaggagatggatttaaatgcttggagtgtggaaagagctttaatcAGTGCTCAAATCTTACACGGCATCAaagaattcatacaggagagaaaccgtttaaatgcttggagtgtagaaagaGCTTTCGTCAGAGCTCACATCTTAGGGAACATCAAATAA
- the LOC128347520 gene encoding zinc finger protein 420-like isoform X2 gives MQPDQGPVSFEEVTVHFTEEEWALLDADQRALHREVMEETCRNVASLGGGWKNKYGKKLFECLECGKSFSESTALTEHQQICTGENPFKCMECGKSFRWNSDFITHQRIHTGEKPFICLVCGKNFSRRSALMVHERIHTGEKPFRCLVCGKSFSRRSALMVHQRIHTEERPFKCLVCGKSFRRSSSLTEHQIMHTGQKLYKCLECGKSFCQSSNLIQHQRIHTGQKPYRCLECGKSFNQCSNFTQHRRIHTGEKPFKCLECGKSFRQSSNLTQHQKIHIEEKPFKCLECGKNFRQCSTLTRHKRIHTGEKPFKCVECGQSFHQSSNLTQHQIMHTGHKPYKCLECGKSFCWSSNFTQHRRIHTGDGFKCLECGKSFNQCSNLTRHQRIHTGEKPFKCLECRKSFRQSSHLREHQIMHTGQKAYKWNGFKCLECGKSFNQCSNLTRHQRIHTGEKPFKCLECRKSFRQSSHLREHQIMHTGQKAYKCLECEKSFCRSSNFTQHQRIHIGDKPYKCLECGKSFCQRSNLTKHEILHR, from the exons ATGCAACCAGATCAG GGCCCTGTGTCCTTTGAGGAGGTGACTGtgcatttcacggaggaggagtgggctctgctggatgcagaccaaagagcgctgcacagagaagtcatggaggagacttgtcggaatgtggcctctctgg GTGGTGGATGGAAAAATAAGTATGGGAAGAAGCTATTtgagtgcttggagtgtggaaagagcttcagtgagagcacAGCTCTTACAGAGCACCAACAAATTTGCACTGGAGAAAATCCATTTAAATgcatggaatgtggaaagagcttcagatggAACTCCGACTTTATTacccatcaaagaattcacacaggcgaGAAGCCATTCATATGTTTGGTCTGTGGAAAGAACTTTAGCCGCAGGTCAGCTCTTATGGtacatgaaagaattcacacaggtgaGAAGCCATTCAGATGTTTGGTCTGTGGGAAAAGCTTTAGTCGCAGGTCAGCTCTTATGGTACATCAACGAATTCACACAGAAGAGAGGccatttaaatgtttggtatgtggaaagagcttcaggaggaGTTCATCTCTTACAGAACATCAAATAATGCACACAGGACAGAAGCTATATAAAtgtttagagtgtggaaagagcttttgtcAGAGCTCAAATCTTATacaacatcaaagaatccatacaggacagaaaccatatagatgtttggagtgtggaaagagctttaatcAGTGCTCAAACTTTACACAACATcgaagaattcacacaggagagaaaccatttaaatgcttggagtgtggaaaaagctttcgTCAGAGCTCAAATCTAACACAGCATCAAAAAATTCATATcgaagagaaaccatttaaatgcttagagtgtggcaAGAACTTTCGTCAGTGCTCAACTCTTACACGACATAAaagaattcatacaggagagaaaccatttaaatgcgtGGAGTGTGGACAGAGCTTTCATCAGAGCTCAAATCTTACGCAACATCAAATAATGCATACGGGAcataagccatataaatgtttggagtgtggaaagagcttttgttGGAGCTCAAACTTTACACAACATcgaagaattcacacaggagatggatttaaatgcttggagtgtggaaagagctttaatcAGTGCTCAAATCTTACACGGCATCAaagaattcatacaggagagaaaccgtttaaatgcttggagtgtagaaagaGCTTTCGTCAGAGCTCACATCTTAGGGAACATCAAATAATGCACACAGGACAGAAAGCATATaaatgga atggatttaaatgcttggagtgtggaaagagctttaatcAGTGCTCAAATCTTACACGGCATCAaagaattcatacaggagagaaaccgtttaaatgcttggagtgtagaaagaGCTTTCGTCAGAGCTCACATCTTAGGGAACATCAAATAATGCACACAGGACAGAaagcatataaatgtttggagtgtgaaAAGAGCTTTTGCCGGAGCTCAAACTTTACACAACATCAGAGAATTCACATAGGAGACAAACCAtataagtgcttggagtgtggaaagagcttttgtcAGAGATCAAACCTTACAAAACATGAAATTTTACACAGGTAA